DNA from Sporomusaceae bacterium FL31:
CCAGTAATGTGGTTATTAAAGTACCTATTACTGTGGATGGGTTAAAGACCGTCAAAGCACTCAGTGCTGAAGGCATCAAAACCAATGTTACCCTTATTTTTTCGGCCAATCAAGCGTTGCTGGCGGCACGGGCTGGGGCAACTTATGTGAGTCCTTTTGTAGGACGGCTTGATGATATTAGCCAAGATGGTATAGAATTAGTAAAGACGATTGCCGATATTTTTGCTATTCATGGAATTGATACCGAAATCATTGCAGCCAGTGTCCGGCATCCGATGCATGTCACGCAAGCTGCATTGGCTGGGGCGCACATTGCAACTGTTCCTTATAAAGTGCTCTTGACACTGCTCAATCATCCGCTTACCGATGCAGGGATCAAGCGTTTCTTAGAAGATTGGCAAAAGGCAAATATGTAGTAAAACTTGGAGGTTTATTAATGGATCGCGAATTAGCGTTAGAGTTTGTACGAGTTACCGAAGCGGCAGCTATTGCTTCTGGCCGTTGGATGGGAAAAGGCGAAAAAAATGCTGCTGATGGCGCTGCTGTTGATGCCATGCGTGAAGCTTTTGACAGCGTAGCCATTAACGGTCGCGTCGTTATTGGTGAAGGCGAAATGGACGAAGCACCTATGCTGTACATTGGCGAAGATGTTGGCGCCGGTGGTATGGAAGTGGATATTGCGGTAGATCCAGTTGAAGGCACTACTTTGGTAGCCAAAGGCTTGCCAGGAGCAATTGCTGTACTGGCCATCGCACCACGGGGCGGACTTTTGCATGCTCCTGATATGTATATGGACAAAATCTGTGTCGGGCCTAAAGCGGCTGGCAAAATTGATATAAATGCTCCGGTTACTCAAAATCTTAAAGCTGTAGCTACGGCTTTAGACCGGAAAGTCGAAGATTTAACGGTCGTCATTCTTGATCGTGAGCGTCATTCCAAAATTATTAATGAAATCCGGGAAGCTGGTGCCAGAATCAAGCTGATCACCGATGGTGACGTATCACCAGCCATCAATGTCGCGATTGATGGTACCGGCGTTCACATGATGATCGGTATCGGCGGTGCACCTGAAGGCGTTATTGCAGCAACTGCGTTAAAATGCCTGGGTGGCGATATGCAAGCCCGTCTGTATCCTGAGAGTCAAGCTGATATTGACCGCGCTATGAAAATGGGCATTACCGATATCAATAAGGTATTGAC
Protein-coding regions in this window:
- the tal gene encoding putative transaldolase; amino-acid sequence: MKFFLDTANFSEIQEGAALGIVAGVTTNPSLIAKEKRNIHAVIQEIAALVEGPVSAEVISTTYEEMLPEARELAKLASNVVIKVPITVDGLKTVKALSAEGIKTNVTLIFSANQALLAARAGATYVSPFVGRLDDISQDGIELVKTIADIFAIHGIDTEIIAASVRHPMHVTQAALAGAHIATVPYKVLLTLLNHPLTDAGIKRFLEDWQKANM
- the fbp gene encoding fructose-1,6-bisphosphatase; the encoded protein is MDRELALEFVRVTEAAAIASGRWMGKGEKNAADGAAVDAMREAFDSVAINGRVVIGEGEMDEAPMLYIGEDVGAGGMEVDIAVDPVEGTTLVAKGLPGAIAVLAIAPRGGLLHAPDMYMDKICVGPKAAGKIDINAPVTQNLKAVATALDRKVEDLTVVILDRERHSKIINEIREAGARIKLITDGDVSPAINVAIDGTGVHMMIGIGGAPEGVIAATALKCLGGDMQARLYPESQADIDRAMKMGITDINKVLTIDDMVYGDDAFFVATAITQGDLLNGVRYFGGGARTHSIVMRYKSGTVRFVDAIHKFDRKPLFVKRV